A stretch of the Lolium perenne isolate Kyuss_39 chromosome 3, Kyuss_2.0, whole genome shotgun sequence genome encodes the following:
- the LOC127342849 gene encoding uncharacterized protein translates to MPLRSPSSTGRQDMGPRDSPPSELGGSGNGARADVARKTKEVERMLSKLEEAGVEIDDKIASIIDDEIARIRAEVEREKNIDALKDNGYLLGGSGNGARADVARKTTEVEHMFANLEEGVEIDGKIASILDDEIARIKAEAEREKKINELKINGCVILYTISVIAIGFVLGADFVEQSLPALVAKAIIFGDRIP, encoded by the exons ATGCCATTGCGCTCTCCCTCCAGCACGGGTCGGCAGGATATGGGGCCCCGTGATTCGCCACCGTCGGAG CTGGGTGGATCCGGCAATGGAGCAAGAGCTGATGTTGCTAGGAAGACGAAGGAGGTTGAACGTATGTTGTCAAAGTTAGAAGAAGCGGGAGTGGAGATAGATGACAAGATAGCTAGTATTATTGATGATGAGATAGCTAGAATTAGAGCTGAAGTTGAGAG GGAGAAAAACATCGATGCGCTAAAAGACAACGGGTACCTG TTGGGTGGATCCGGCAATGGAGCTAGAGCTGATGTTGCTAGGAAGACGACGGAGGTTGAACATATGTTTGCAAATTTAGAAGAAGGAGTGGAGATAGATGGCAAGATAGCTAGTATTCTTGATGATGAGATAGCTAGAATTAAAGCGGAAGCTGAGAG GGAGAAAAAGATCAATGAGCTAAAAATCAACGGGTGTGTGATACTGTACACTATATCAGTGATTGCTATTGGTTTCGTGCTTGGAGCGGACTTTGTTGAACAGTCCCTTCCTGCGCTCGTGGCCAAGGCTATCATTTTCGGTGACAGAATACCCTAG